In Melanotaenia boesemani isolate fMelBoe1 chromosome 16, fMelBoe1.pri, whole genome shotgun sequence, the following proteins share a genomic window:
- the cxcl12a gene encoding chemokine (C-X-C motif) ligand 12a (stromal cell-derived factor 1) isoform X2 encodes MDVKLLAVVAALTMVIYAPSSQAKPISLVERCYCRSTFSNIPRGLIQELRIIQTPNCPFQVIAKLKANKEVCVNPESRWVRQFVKSVINKRKTQKAQLKGLQRST; translated from the exons ATGGATGTGAAACTGCTTGCAGTCGTGGCTGCTCTCACGATGGTGATCTATGCGCCTTCTTCACAAG CCAAGCCCATCAGTCTTGTGGAACGATGCTACTGTCGTTCAACTTTCAGCAACATCCCACGAGGCCTAATCCAAGAGCTCAGGATCATCCAAACACCTAACTGCCCCTTTCAAGTGAT TGCCAAGCTGAAGGCAAACAAAGAGGTGTGTGTGAACCCAGAAAGCCGGTGGGTGAGGCAGTTTGTGAAGAGCGTTATCAACAA gAGGAAAACCCAAAAAGCACAACTTAAAGGCCTGCAGAGGTCCACCTAA
- the cxcl12a gene encoding chemokine (C-X-C motif) ligand 12a (stromal cell-derived factor 1) isoform X1 yields MDVKLLAVVAALTMVIYAPSSQAAKPISLVERCYCRSTFSNIPRGLIQELRIIQTPNCPFQVIAKLKANKEVCVNPESRWVRQFVKSVINKRKTQKAQLKGLQRST; encoded by the exons ATGGATGTGAAACTGCTTGCAGTCGTGGCTGCTCTCACGATGGTGATCTATGCGCCTTCTTCACAAG CAGCCAAGCCCATCAGTCTTGTGGAACGATGCTACTGTCGTTCAACTTTCAGCAACATCCCACGAGGCCTAATCCAAGAGCTCAGGATCATCCAAACACCTAACTGCCCCTTTCAAGTGAT TGCCAAGCTGAAGGCAAACAAAGAGGTGTGTGTGAACCCAGAAAGCCGGTGGGTGAGGCAGTTTGTGAAGAGCGTTATCAACAA gAGGAAAACCCAAAAAGCACAACTTAAAGGCCTGCAGAGGTCCACCTAA